A segment of the Lolium perenne isolate Kyuss_39 chromosome 3, Kyuss_2.0, whole genome shotgun sequence genome:
AAGGAATGGGCAAAAGCTCAAAACATTAATGATCCAAAAAATGGAACCCTGAACTCCTATTCGCTTTGCTTACTTGTTCTTTTTCATTTTCAGGTGTTTTTTTACTCTAGAGCCACCCATTCATATTTATAGTTTGATCAGAGTTTACAGCTTATCTCTCATGTTCTCTACCTTGCATTTTTCAGACATGTAAGCCTGCAATTTTACCACCTTTGAAGGAGATTTTTGATGTGGACATTCCAGAAGGTGAGACGAACTGGACTTTTTTGCCAGACTAAATGATTGTCTGGTGTGCGGTGTATCGATGCTAGTTATGTACCCACTGCTTTTGCATGCAGGAAGGGCGTTTAATGAAAAAAGTCTTGACAAGGTGTGTGTGGAAAATATAGCAAAATTTCGACGCAAAGACACAGGGCAAAGAAATCAGAGCTCTCTGTCCCATCTCCTTGCAACTTTTTTTGAGAAGGTAATTGAAAATATTGTCTACTATGTTGACCAATTCATCCGTGTCCCTATCTACCTAAATTTGAAATTCACGTTTGTTCAAATATGGCAAGTACAATACTCACTCAAAGCACATGTTCTTCTATCTGTGTTACAGCCATTCACTGCCATATTTTAGGCCACTTTTTATCTTGTCTTGAGATGCTCATCATATCATAATATCCATAGCATAGTGGGTAAACAATTCAGAAAGTGTCTTTAACACATGAGCACCAATGCTCCCTCCACTTTCAGATTTTTTAAAATTTCAGAACCTCACACTTCTATGTCTCTATTAATTATGACgttaaatatatagatagatatataCAGTAGGGGTGTATGCAAAAAAGTTCCGTTTAAAAATACTTGTATTTTAGGAAATATaaaaatgacaaatttctgacagtAAATGGTAGTTAAATATTATTAAAATAGTATATCTTTTTGTCAGAAATTTTTTTATTTTGTATTTCTCAAAATTTAAAGTATTTTTACCGGGAATTTTTTCGTAGACTCCTCCTGTACatctatctatatatttaacGCCCTAATTATTGGAGACAGAGAAATGTGAGGTtttgaaattttcaaaaatcTGAAAGTGGAGGGAGCACTGGTGTTTTCATTAAATCAAAATTAGTTCGTTTTTGTTAGCTCAAGATGTTTTCATTAAAAGTACATTTGAGTTGCAGGTGAAGTGCACTATTTGCAGTACGTGTATGCAGTACCATAATGAAATTTGGCATGAATAATTTTCATTGAAAAAAAAGACATTACATGCACCATGTCAAAATGTATTATACTGCATGAAGTCAAAATGATCATAACCGGTGATGTTTTACTTTTTTGCAGTTTTGCCAGATTGATACCTATTCTAGTGAGCGTCGTATATCCACTTACACAGGTGAGATCAAGCGCAGCCTATATTGGGGGACCAGATACTGCTGCTTGTTTGTAAGTATTTCCTTCATGGTACATTTGGTGTCTATGTTCATATTGTTGAAAATCTTAGCCTCAAGTTGATACTCTGTCTGTATGATGTTCTTCTCCATTTAGGTGGAAGATCCATTTCAAAGATCTGAGAATGCAGCTAGAACAGTTGATATGCTTGAGCTTCCACGTATTTCCAGAGCCTTTACACGCGCCAAAAATATGATCTCTGATAGCCGCGCTGACCGGAATGAATTGCTTTCGCTGCTGTGTACGCCTGAAGTTGGTTCAAAACTAGGTGTAGCAGCCACGGCTGgccgttacacaaatcctggaacGAGTCATCTGCAGCACGGACTGAGGGGATTTCTGGCAGCTAATGGGTACCGTGATCAGTATGACCAGAGAGCCAGAGGATCCACAGGAAGCAGACCAACTCACAGTTCAGGCAGAGCAGCTAAACCGTACGAGAGTCAGCAGCCGAACTGTCAACAGATGTAGTACCCAGCCGACTGATGTGTAGTTTAAGCCCGTGGTTAGGTCGGTTCTAGGATCCAAAACTTGTATTGGTTGAGGAGGAACCTTCCTGGAAACTCTCCTCCATGCATGTGCTGTGAAAGACATTGGGCGTGATCAGAATCAAACTTATTTATTATGAACCGAGTATTAGAGTGCCAGCAATTGATATTTGCTTTGCGTTTGTCTGTAGTCAAGCACTCCTGCAGTACAGGTGCACTACAGAACGAGGTTTATGTCGTCTTTTTTGTCAGCTACAAAGTCTGGACCAATTGAAAGCTAAAGAAGGCACATTCCATCCAGCTGTGTCATGGTGGGAGGCTTGAATCCGCTGACGTACATCCTCTTCCGTCACGATGATCGGTGACGCCGGCTCCACCGAGGCTGGTATTATGGTGCCAACTTTGTCTCATTTTATGAACTTTTCAATGCTGCTGAATGATCAAGCAGGAAGAGACACAAAATCAATCAGAAGAACCGACAAGGCAACATTCAACCTGACAGCACCAACAAACTTAAGTTAAGAATTGACCAAGGACTTAGCAGCCAACTATAGTTATAGACTATAGTGGACAGTGGCAGTCCACTCCAACTTTGCCGTGGCTTGCTAGCATTGCAGTGGCACACCATAATTATCCTTCGCTGTCGCAGTCCCTGCGGCCACGGTGAAACGTGGAGAGAGGGTGAGTAGCGTTGTCTTGCACCGCAAGGagccgcgccgccgtcgccgtcacGGCCACAGCGACTGGCGGTGCAGTGACCGACTTGCAGTGTCCATATATAATCCCAGCACATCAGCCACCGCCACTGATCGAGCTACGCATCTCGAGCGCACAGGCCCGCCGCCGGAGCGATGGCTGCGAGCTGGCGATCCTTACCCTTCTTGCTCCACTGCGTGAACGCCGGGGCGCACCTCCTCCTCGCGCTCGCCGTCGCGGGGAGGCAGCTATTCGCTCGCCGCGGGAAAGACACGGCTGCTGCCGGCAGCAGCATCGGCGCCGTGGGTGGATTCAGAGGCTACGGGGTGGCGGTGCGCACCACGTGGGCTCTGGCGGCGTTCGAGCTCCTCCTCGCCGCGTATTCCTGCTACGCTGGTACGGGCGCAGGGTGGGCGCTCGACGCTGTGGCAGACCAGGCGGATGCCGCTGCGCGCGCGGTGGCGTGGCTGCTTCTCGCGGCGTACCTGCAGTTCGAGTTccggcgccaccgccgccgcgaggAGCGGTTCCCCACGCCGCTCAGGTTCTGGTGGGCGCTCTTCCTGCTGCTCTCCGTCCTCACCGTCGCCGTACACGCCGCGACAAGCCTCGACGGGATCCCCGTGCCCGCGCATTCGTGGGCGCTCGACGCCGTCTCGGTCCTCGCGGCCGGGGTACTTCTCGTCGCCGGCTTGTTGGGCAATAGGGAAGCAGACGGTTCTGCCACGGAGGAGCCTCTGCTGCTGGATGACACAGCCGGCgagaacaacgccgcctatgcctCCGCGTTCGCCGGCGCCGGCTTCCTCAGCGTCATCACCTTCTCCTGGATGTCTCCTCTGATCTCCGTCGGCCACAAGAAGACCCTCGGCCTGGACGACGTCCCGGACCTTGACCCCGGCGACAGCGTCGCCGGCCTGCTCCCGTCGTTCCAGGCCAACCTCGAGTCGCTCGCTAGCGACGGCACCACGGGTCCGAAGGTGACGGCGTTCAAGCTCGCCAAGGTCCTGGTGCGCACCTTTCGGTGGCACGTCGCGGTGACCGCGCTCTACGCGCTGGTCTACAACGTGGCCACCTACGTCGGCCCCTACCTCATCAACTCCCTCGTGCAGTACCTCAACGGCGGCGAGGAGAGGCTCGCAACGAAGGGGCAGCTCCTTGTGCTCGCCTTCGTCGCAGGCAAGGTGGTCGAGTGTTTGTCGCAACAGCACTCCTGCTTCCGGCTGCAACAAGTCGGGATACGCGCGCGGTCCGCGCTCGTCGCCGTCGTGTACGAGAAAGGGCTGGCCCTCTCGTGCCGGTCCAGGCAGATCCACTCGAGCGGCGAGATGATCAACATCGTCGGCGTCGATGCTGACCGCATCGGCAACTCCTCATGGTACATCCACGACCTCTGGCTGGTACCGCTCCAAGTAGGCATGGCGCTGTTCGTCCTCTACTCCAATCTCGGGCTCGCCTCGCTCGCCGCGCTCGGCGCCACCGTGCTCGTCATGCTCGTCAATGTGCCTTCGGGGAAAGTTCAGGAGAAGCTCCAGCAGAAGCTCATGGGGTGCAAGGACGTGAGGATGAAGGCAACGTCTGAGATCCTACGCAACATGAAGATTCTCAAACTGCAGGGGTGGGAGATGAAGTTCTTGTCCAAGATCATCGCCCTCAGGAAGACGGAGACAGACTGGCTCAAGAAGTACCTTTATACCTCGACCATGGTCAACTTCGTGTTCTGGAGTGCCCCGACCTTCATCGCAGTGGTTACCTTCGGAGCTTGCATCCTAATGGGGATACCATTGGAGTCTGGGAAGGTGCTGTCTGCATTGGCAACATTCCGGGTGCTGCAGGAACCGATATACAACCTTCCGGACAGGATCTCCTCGATGATTCAGACCAAGGTGTCTCTTGACAGGATAGCCTCCTTCCTATGCCTCGAGGAGTTCCCAGCGGATGCTGTGCAGAGACTGTCAAGTGGTAGCTCAGATGTTGCAATTGAGGTCAGCAATGGGTGCTTCTCTTGGAATGCCTCGCCTGAAATGCCAACACTGAAGGACCTGAACTTTCAAGCTCGGCAAGGCATGCACGTTGCGGTCTGTGGCACAGTCGGCTCCGGAAAATCTAGCTTGCTCTCTTGCATTCTTGGAGAGGTTCCAAAGCTGGCAGGAGTGGTCAAGACTTGCGGAACAATAGCATATGTCAGCCAGTCAGCATGGATACAGAGCAGCAAGGTTCAGGAGAACATACTGTTCGGCAAGCAGATGGACTGTGAGAAGTATGACAGAGTGCTTGAGTTGTGTTccctgaagaaagacttggagaaCTTTCCATTGGGTGACCAGACGGTCATAGGAGAGCGAGG
Coding sequences within it:
- the LOC127344469 gene encoding protein HESO1-like codes for the protein MVELAQNYHELEKCTEDILSVIKPTEDDRNKRLHAIQELVNSIYLVSSLRDAAVKPFGSFVSNLYAKSGDLDVSVELPNKYGFPTSKEKKQDVLRKLMIALQLEGVARDVNFIPAARVPILQYVSNRFGISCDISIDNYTGRIKSKVLYWISTIDERFGDMVLLVKEWAKAQNINDPKNGTLNSYSLCLLVLFHFQTCKPAILPPLKEIFDVDIPEGRAFNEKSLDKVCVENIAKFRRKDTGQRNQSSLSHLLATFFEKFCQIDTYSSERRISTYTGEIKRSLYWGTRYCCLFVEDPFQRSENAARTVDMLELPRISRAFTRAKNMISDSRADRNELLSLLCTPEVGSKLGVAATAGRYTNPGTSHLQHGLRGFLAANGYRDQYDQRARGSTGSRPTHSSGRAAKPYESQQPNCQQM